The following DNA comes from Streptomyces sp. NBC_00690.
TATCCGGCGATCGGGAAGCTGGTGTTGTCGCAGTACACGACGACGCTGGGCATCGCCCCTCAGCCGCAGGGTTCGCCCGTGCGCTGACCACTGCGGTCGCGACCCGTGCCCGGCGGTTTTCAGCCGCCGGTGCGCGTGGAGGACGACACGAGGGGCCCGCACCGCCCCAGCAGCGCGGGCCCGTAGCCCTAGGGGTTCACCCCCGGTCGGACCGGACGACTCAGGCGAAGATCACACAGGATGCCGCGGGGGCGGTCAGGGAGCCCGCCCGCCGCGGTACACCTGTGTTCGGGTCGATGTCGAACCAGGTGACGTCCCCGGAGCGCTCATTGGCGGCGTAGAGTCTGCGGCCGGTCGGATCCAATGCCAGATCGCGCGGCCAGTTGCCGCCGCACGGCACGGTCGCGACGAGTTCGGGCCGCTCCCTCGTCTCGTCCAGCGTCAGAACCGCGATGGTGTCGGGCCCACGGTTGGCCACCCAGAGGTGGCGCCCGTCCTGCGACAGCACCACTTCGGAGGGGTAGACCTGACCATCGGCGTCCTCAGGCACCACGGGAACCTCCCCCACCACTTCCAGCACGCCCGTCACCGCGTCCCAGCGACAGACGGTGAGCGTGGGCTCCAGTTCATTGACCACATAGGCGTGGGTGCCAGCAGGGTGGAAGGCGAGGTGGCGCGGCCCGCTGCCCGGTCGCAGCGCGGTCTCGTGGTGCTGGTTCAACTCCCCGGCTTCGCGGTCCAGCGCGCAGATGCGCACGGAGTCGGTGCCGAGGTCGATGCCGAGGACCCAGCGTCCGCTGGGGTCGGGCAGCACTTGGTGGGCGTGCGGGCC
Coding sequences within:
- a CDS encoding lactonase family protein, encoding MGDKSTVRAFIGSFTSAGGRGIIAADVDRETGALTVTGVSDAVADPSYLALADIDGGSFLYAVSETTEGAVVAFAIEDVAPRPIGAPVQVCGAGPTHLAVSDGHVLTANYGSGSVSVLPVKGGGEPAAVSGVLQHEGHGPDPDRQRGPHAHQVLPDPSGRWVLGIDLGTDSVRICALDREAGELNQHHETALRPGSGPRHLAFHPAGTHAYVVNELEPTLTVCRWDAVTGVLEVVGEVPVVPEDADGQVYPSEVVLSQDGRHLWVANRGPDTIAVLTLDETRERPELVATVPCGGNWPRDLALDPTGRRLYAANERSGDVTWFDIDPNTGVPRRAGSLTAPAASCVIFA